The Methanomassiliicoccales archaeon genome has a segment encoding these proteins:
- a CDS encoding NADP-dependent oxidoreductase gives MASKGIMKAMTIHDFGGPEVLRYEEVPIPEIGPDECLVRVHSCGVNPIDWKVRQGYTRGRVQYHMPLILGWDVSGTVEEVGPLVKRFKKGDKIFARPATSKDGGYAEFVAVKSMEMAFAPKTIPLEHAAGVPLAGQTAWAGLFEIGSLRSGQSVLIHGASGGVGSFAVQFAKIAGARVIATTSTKNVELVHSLGADQVIDYSVGDFRKVVSEMDMVYDTVGGDTQARSWEMIKKGGMLVATVGVDENAADAHGVIGRSYLLTSNGSRLRDIRELIDAGKVRVIIEKEYPLTDAKEAHVLSQAGHASGKIILRIG, from the coding sequence ATGGCGTCTAAGGGCATTATGAAGGCGATGACCATCCATGACTTTGGAGGACCAGAGGTCCTGAGATACGAGGAGGTCCCAATACCGGAGATCGGACCTGATGAGTGTCTCGTCAGGGTCCACTCCTGCGGTGTGAATCCCATCGACTGGAAGGTGCGTCAGGGATATACGAGAGGGCGGGTCCAATATCATATGCCACTGATCTTGGGATGGGATGTGTCTGGAACGGTCGAGGAGGTCGGGCCGCTGGTCAAACGGTTCAAGAAAGGAGACAAGATCTTCGCCCGCCCAGCTACCTCGAAGGACGGCGGCTACGCGGAATTCGTTGCGGTGAAGTCGATGGAGATGGCATTTGCACCGAAGACGATACCTCTGGAACACGCAGCCGGTGTGCCTCTTGCAGGTCAAACGGCCTGGGCAGGGCTCTTCGAGATTGGCAGTCTAAGGTCTGGACAATCCGTCCTGATACATGGAGCCTCCGGCGGGGTTGGTTCATTTGCCGTGCAATTCGCCAAGATCGCCGGTGCCAGGGTGATCGCGACCACTTCGACAAAGAACGTTGAGCTGGTCCATTCGCTGGGGGCGGACCAGGTCATCGATTATTCGGTCGGTGATTTCCGAAAGGTCGTTTCGGAAATGGACATGGTCTACGATACGGTGGGGGGAGACACCCAGGCCAGATCATGGGAGATGATCAAGAAGGGAGGGATGCTCGTCGCCACCGTGGGGGTCGATGAGAATGCCGCAGACGCCCATGGAGTGATCGGAAGGTCATATCTGCTGACCTCGAACGGGTCCCGTCTGAGGGACATAAGGGAACTCATCGACGCCGGAAAGGTCCGGGTCATAATCGAGAAGGAGTATCCTTTAACGGATGCGAAGGAGGCCCATGTGCTGAGCCAGGCAGGACACGCTTCAGGCAAGATCATTCTGCGCATAGGTTGA
- a CDS encoding dihydrofolate reductase family protein: MMRGKARKVVLFIACSLDGYIAGTDDDISWLFSDDDYGYSKFLSSIDTVLMGRRTYDQVLRMGPFPYADKDCYVFSRSLMGGDDNVEFVNQPVSEFVQVLRERDGADIWLVGGSELIEAFMKERLIDEFIISIHPVVLGEGIPMLRTGLPRQDLDLKGNLTFSSGLIQVHYAKRTV, translated from the coding sequence ATGATGAGGGGAAAAGCAAGGAAGGTGGTCCTGTTTATCGCCTGCAGCCTTGACGGATACATAGCCGGGACCGACGATGATATCAGCTGGCTGTTCAGTGATGATGACTATGGTTACAGCAAGTTCTTATCTTCGATAGACACCGTCCTAATGGGGCGGAGGACCTATGACCAAGTGCTCAGGATGGGTCCTTTTCCCTATGCCGATAAGGATTGTTATGTCTTTTCCAGGTCATTGATGGGCGGGGACGACAACGTGGAGTTCGTTAATCAGCCGGTGAGCGAGTTCGTTCAGGTCTTGAGGGAACGCGATGGAGCGGACATCTGGCTCGTCGGCGGCTCTGAGCTCATCGAGGCCTTCATGAAGGAGCGCTTGATCGACGAGTTCATCATATCCATCCATCCGGTGGTATTAGGCGAGGGGATCCCAATGCTAAGGACCGGCCTCCCAAGGCAGGACCTTGACCTGAAGGGCAATTTGACCTTCTCATCTGGATTGATACAGGTACATTATGCTAAAAGGACGGTCTAG
- a CDS encoding DUF1028 domain-containing protein → MRSNHLAGLLEGSPFAHTFSILAYDPETGEIGGAVQSHWFSVGTVVLWGEAGVGMVATQSFTNPAFGPEGLELLREGHLSKGVVDEMICKDEGRELRQLSVMNSRGEAASYTGRRCVPFAGHFVGEGHSVQANMMLNQEVWPAMSKAYLATKGDLADRMMAALDAAQRAGGDFRGKQSAALLVLSGARTGQPWLDRKIDLRVDDHREPLREMRRLLRVHHAYELMNKADRELEDGKINESMSDYSTAEHMFPRNEEMMFWHAATLASLGRFDEAAPLFRKVFLKNPNWRKFSPDLVRLGIVKMNDDQLERLLRL, encoded by the coding sequence ATGAGATCGAACCATTTGGCCGGGCTTCTTGAAGGCAGCCCATTCGCCCATACCTTTTCCATACTGGCCTATGATCCCGAGACCGGAGAGATTGGAGGCGCGGTCCAATCCCACTGGTTCTCGGTCGGCACTGTCGTTCTATGGGGTGAGGCTGGAGTGGGCATGGTGGCCACCCAGTCCTTCACCAACCCCGCCTTTGGGCCGGAAGGGCTGGAATTGCTCAGGGAAGGTCATCTCTCAAAGGGCGTCGTGGATGAGATGATCTGCAAGGATGAAGGCAGGGAGCTGAGGCAACTATCGGTGATGAACTCCCGGGGCGAAGCTGCCTCTTACACCGGAAGAAGGTGCGTGCCCTTTGCCGGACATTTCGTCGGGGAAGGCCATTCGGTCCAGGCGAACATGATGCTTAACCAGGAGGTCTGGCCGGCGATGTCCAAGGCTTACCTTGCCACCAAGGGGGACTTGGCTGACAGGATGATGGCAGCTCTTGACGCGGCCCAGAGGGCAGGAGGAGATTTCCGGGGCAAACAGTCAGCGGCGTTGCTGGTGTTGTCTGGAGCACGGACCGGCCAGCCTTGGCTGGACAGGAAGATCGATCTCCGGGTGGATGACCATCGGGAACCGCTACGCGAGATGCGGAGACTGCTCCGGGTCCATCATGCCTATGAGCTCATGAACAAGGCGGACCGTGAGCTGGAGGATGGTAAGATAAATGAATCGATGTCGGATTATTCCACAGCGGAGCACATGTTCCCCCGGAACGAGGAGATGATGTTCTGGCATGCGGCCACTCTGGCCAGTTTAGGGCGTTTCGATGAAGCGGCCCCGCTGTTCCGAAAGGTGTTCCTCAAGAACCCGAACTGGCGTAAGTTCTCTCCAGACCTGGTTAGGCTAGGGATCGTGAAAATGAACGATGACCAATTGGAAAGGCTGCTCAGATTGTGA
- a CDS encoding threonine/serine exporter family protein, producing the protein MQQTIEISGECAAPPDETADLLLYLGRTLYLYGASAQRIIDSMQVLNRHLGGRDVHILVNPDAIMVTTVSGAEYRTKIDTVPSTGTIDNGIVSGISSMLHSLTTEMDHVRIRAELDRLNQEHGSRGTLSMMAITAVAMAAFGLLNGGDLSSVLVVLPATALSFMVFRMMGRQGWNYYVNVLAATLVGAISACMLARLGITNATDVSLIVSVIFLIPGVQLINGGIEIVRNHNLVGLSRLTMVIVTLAIIAFGITAAIALFPIPSQGALVPVVSWPDNIAYDALLGAIATCGFGALFYTPGYPLLACGVCGAVGRASRLILVNGGVDIALATLASVSLITVLALLFARRFRVPEIIMAVAAALTMIPGYFGVKFIEGVFTMEQHGSAATISELLGTVQVGLQTLFIAAAMVAGVIFPLMILRSRNPRY; encoded by the coding sequence ATGCAACAGACCATTGAGATCAGCGGAGAATGTGCGGCACCGCCAGACGAGACCGCCGACCTTCTCCTGTACTTGGGGCGAACTCTATACCTCTACGGCGCATCCGCCCAGCGGATCATAGACTCGATGCAGGTATTGAACCGTCATTTGGGTGGACGGGACGTTCACATCCTGGTCAATCCGGATGCAATAATGGTCACGACGGTCTCGGGGGCCGAGTACAGGACCAAGATCGATACGGTCCCATCCACTGGTACCATCGACAACGGGATAGTTTCGGGGATCAGTTCGATGCTCCATTCGCTCACCACGGAGATGGACCATGTCAGGATCAGGGCGGAGCTTGACAGGCTGAACCAAGAACATGGATCGAGAGGTACGCTGTCGATGATGGCCATAACCGCGGTCGCAATGGCGGCTTTCGGTCTTCTCAACGGTGGCGATCTGTCCTCGGTATTGGTCGTTCTTCCGGCGACCGCACTTTCATTCATGGTCTTCCGGATGATGGGAAGGCAGGGATGGAATTACTATGTCAACGTTCTTGCCGCCACCCTCGTGGGGGCAATATCCGCCTGTATGCTGGCACGTCTGGGCATAACCAATGCAACAGACGTTTCATTGATCGTGTCGGTCATATTCCTCATTCCTGGGGTGCAGCTCATCAATGGGGGTATCGAGATAGTAAGGAACCACAACCTGGTAGGGTTGTCCCGTTTGACCATGGTCATCGTTACCCTGGCGATAATCGCCTTCGGTATCACCGCTGCCATCGCACTGTTCCCCATCCCTTCCCAGGGAGCGCTCGTCCCCGTGGTTTCCTGGCCAGACAATATCGCGTACGATGCGTTGCTCGGGGCAATCGCTACCTGCGGTTTCGGGGCACTGTTCTATACGCCCGGCTATCCGCTACTGGCCTGTGGGGTCTGCGGGGCCGTCGGACGCGCCTCCCGTCTTATCCTGGTGAACGGCGGGGTAGATATCGCCCTGGCCACTTTGGCCTCGGTCTCTTTGATCACAGTACTAGCTCTTCTCTTTGCTCGCCGGTTCCGGGTCCCGGAGATCATCATGGCCGTCGCTGCCGCGCTGACGATGATACCGGGATATTTCGGGGTCAAGTTCATCGAAGGCGTTTTCACGATGGAGCAGCATGGCTCAGCGGCCACCATCTCAGAACTCCTCGGAACGGTCCAGGTGGGTCTGCAAACCCTGTTCATCGCTGCGGCGATGGTCGCCGGGGTGATCTTCCCCCTGATGATCCTGCGAAGCCGGAATCCCCGATATTGA
- a CDS encoding GNAT family N-acetyltransferase produces the protein MGVPMEGITIDQMTHDEALVCLDWARAEGWNPGLHDADVFYGSGPEGFFAAHCQGEMVGCISVATYPDQFRFGGLLIVKPEYRNKGVGKLLISLMLRISQDGNLGCDGVLPMVKKYESYGFIPSYENVRYAGRSVLGRGAGEDMVPVSSVPFPKLVGYDAGVFSSERKRFLELWISQPDSFGLVRRSEDRIRGYGLIRRCHAGHKVGPLFADDEVVAADILSSLVSRFPGEDFSLDVPSSNRRGVDLARHFGMRPVFSTMRMYTRGPPNIDIDRLFGITSFELG, from the coding sequence ATGGGTGTCCCAATGGAGGGTATTACCATCGATCAGATGACCCATGATGAGGCTTTGGTCTGCCTTGATTGGGCGAGGGCCGAGGGATGGAACCCCGGTCTCCATGATGCAGATGTCTTCTATGGGTCCGGACCGGAAGGATTCTTCGCCGCCCATTGCCAAGGAGAAATGGTGGGCTGCATCTCGGTGGCAACCTATCCGGACCAGTTCAGGTTCGGCGGCTTGCTCATTGTGAAACCGGAGTACAGAAATAAAGGGGTCGGAAAACTACTGATATCCCTTATGCTCCGAATATCGCAGGACGGCAACCTGGGCTGCGACGGGGTCCTACCTATGGTCAAGAAGTATGAATCCTATGGATTCATTCCTTCATACGAAAATGTCAGGTATGCTGGCAGATCCGTTCTAGGTCGGGGTGCCGGGGAAGACATGGTCCCGGTATCATCCGTCCCATTCCCGAAACTCGTTGGATATGACGCCGGTGTGTTCTCATCTGAGCGGAAACGGTTCCTTGAACTATGGATATCGCAGCCAGACTCGTTTGGGCTGGTGCGCCGATCGGAAGACCGTATCAGGGGATATGGTCTGATCCGGCGGTGCCATGCCGGCCACAAGGTCGGTCCGTTGTTTGCAGATGATGAGGTCGTGGCCGCTGACATCCTGTCCTCATTGGTCTCCAGATTCCCTGGGGAAGACTTTAGCCTCGATGTTCCGTCATCGAATCGGAGGGGGGTCGATCTTGCCCGACATTTCGGGATGAGACCGGTGTTCAGCACCATGAGGATGTACACCCGGGGGCCTCCGAACATCGACATCGATCGCCTCTTCGGAATAACATCTTTCGAGCTGGGGTAG
- a CDS encoding GNAT family N-acetyltransferase, which translates to MSQIQKAAFDEEARLFHRSEACGPEGYDTVSGQIALMQRTHFYKIMSDGAMVGGVAVIDSDRICRLVRIFMDPQNQGKGIGHAAFRSLMERYPTALKWELDMPSWSSRSHQFYQSLGFIKVGATDEGGRGFPLLLFEMKV; encoded by the coding sequence TTGAGTCAGATCCAGAAGGCGGCCTTTGACGAAGAGGCACGCCTTTTCCATCGGTCAGAGGCGTGCGGGCCTGAGGGATACGACACGGTGTCCGGTCAGATAGCTCTGATGCAGCGCACCCACTTTTACAAGATCATGAGCGACGGCGCTATGGTCGGAGGTGTGGCGGTCATCGATTCGGACAGGATATGCAGACTTGTGAGGATATTCATGGATCCACAGAATCAGGGAAAGGGAATAGGACATGCCGCCTTCAGATCGCTGATGGAACGCTACCCAACTGCGCTCAAATGGGAGCTGGATATGCCTTCTTGGTCATCCAGGAGCCACCAGTTCTACCAATCTCTGGGCTTCATCAAGGTAGGAGCCACGGACGAGGGCGGACGGGGATTCCCGCTCTTACTGTTCGAAATGAAAGTCTGA
- a CDS encoding 4Fe-4S dicluster domain-containing protein: MRSKVELLAKSMGIPLIGFASSGRWEDPPFRPWMPSEFYPQNVVPGTKTVIVIGLPVTLPVLETTPSVNYHELYKTINALLDQYAYRISLFLESEGYSAVGITRDGYTSLDILRERPIAAFSHRHAAFLAGMGTFGVNNTLLTERYGPRVRFASVLTDAELRPSTMMQETLCVHCMRCVDHCPVRAIEPLDYPARTIDKARCTEHNASLGKRGISPCGICIKVCPVGEDRDIHGRTDMSIYDGNGPFDDSWKHFRAYGSK, encoded by the coding sequence ATGAGATCCAAGGTCGAACTACTGGCGAAATCGATGGGCATTCCACTGATCGGTTTTGCATCCAGCGGCCGCTGGGAAGATCCACCATTCAGACCGTGGATGCCGTCCGAGTTCTATCCTCAGAATGTGGTACCGGGAACGAAGACGGTAATTGTGATAGGTCTGCCCGTCACACTGCCGGTCCTCGAGACCACACCTTCCGTCAATTATCATGAGCTGTACAAGACGATAAATGCCTTGTTGGATCAATACGCATACAGGATCTCCTTATTTCTCGAGAGTGAAGGCTACTCGGCTGTCGGGATAACTCGTGATGGCTATACCAGTCTAGACATCCTCAGGGAAAGGCCTATCGCCGCTTTCTCCCATCGCCACGCCGCTTTTCTCGCCGGAATGGGAACCTTCGGCGTGAACAATACGTTGCTGACAGAGCGCTATGGTCCGAGGGTTCGCTTCGCCTCAGTGCTCACCGATGCGGAGCTCCGGCCAAGCACCATGATGCAGGAAACGCTCTGCGTGCACTGCATGCGGTGCGTCGATCATTGCCCAGTCCGGGCCATAGAGCCGCTGGATTATCCGGCACGGACCATAGACAAGGCAAGATGCACAGAGCACAATGCCAGTCTGGGAAAGCGTGGCATATCGCCCTGCGGGATATGCATAAAGGTCTGTCCGGTGGGCGAGGACCGTGACATCCATGGCCGTACCGACATGAGCATCTATGATGGAAACGGCCCGTTCGACGATTCGTGGAAACACTTTCGGGCTTATGGGTCCAAGTGA
- a CDS encoding histidine kinase N-terminal 7TM domain-containing protein, producing the protein MDLAFALTLPVWITVTVAMTLVALEWTSRTLPIRAPFISLMVAIAIFTVGYLGELLSSDKGTMAAWNLLEMSVFIILPSLFLIFVVSYLGRDDILDRKRMFLLFLIPAVLLALLWTNDTTHAFYADLGSQQFFGEMSGLTYAYGIGFWLLVVFFVFIMVSAFTLVAQGLFSRSRYHRKQVMVVLGAVAFPMLGLFMGITFSEEFPMSFTLDTGFLGTILVLFYGSFRYELLDMTPLVLDSVIQTIQDGTLVLDNKGQIVYSNPAVEDMLNLESKAISGKMLADVVPDIHEMLDAGVAKKEMTFPGAFGDRIVDIHITNIVNHGEERSGTLILLKDVTEERKNQRELKTANSKLHLMSSITRHDIMNQLLVIHGYGELIASKRQDDEELNRIVDKIIASTTTIQHGIEFAKEYQNLGVKAPEWQRLEDVLENARVAMASQTISYHFQTMGLRIYSDPMLERMFFNLMENSQRHGGNVNNIWVDVEDRGNNKVIVYRDDGIGIGQEDKDKIFKMGFGSNTGLGLYAAREILGITGLTITENGAEGKGVRFEIEVPKGGWKVEG; encoded by the coding sequence GTGGACCTCGCCTTTGCCCTTACCTTACCGGTATGGATCACCGTCACCGTAGCGATGACGCTCGTGGCATTGGAGTGGACCTCCCGGACGTTGCCCATCAGGGCTCCGTTCATTTCCCTGATGGTGGCCATCGCCATATTCACGGTAGGTTACCTGGGCGAGCTCCTGTCCTCGGACAAGGGGACAATGGCGGCATGGAACCTCCTGGAGATGTCCGTGTTCATCATCCTTCCTTCGCTGTTCCTGATATTCGTGGTCTCCTACCTGGGCCGGGACGACATCCTCGATCGGAAAAGGATGTTCCTCCTGTTCCTGATACCAGCCGTGCTGCTGGCCCTGCTTTGGACGAACGATACCACCCACGCGTTCTACGCCGACCTGGGCAGTCAGCAGTTCTTTGGAGAGATGAGCGGCCTCACCTACGCCTACGGTATCGGATTCTGGCTGCTGGTCGTGTTCTTCGTATTCATCATGGTCTCGGCCTTTACGCTTGTGGCCCAGGGTCTCTTCAGCAGGAGCCGGTATCACCGCAAACAGGTGATGGTGGTCCTCGGGGCGGTGGCATTTCCGATGCTGGGCCTGTTCATGGGCATCACCTTCTCTGAGGAGTTTCCGATGAGCTTCACTCTGGACACCGGGTTCCTAGGTACGATCCTGGTGTTGTTCTACGGTTCATTCCGCTACGAGCTCCTGGACATGACCCCGCTGGTCCTCGATTCGGTGATCCAGACGATCCAGGACGGCACGCTGGTGTTGGACAATAAGGGACAGATAGTGTACTCCAATCCGGCGGTGGAGGACATGCTCAATCTGGAGTCCAAGGCCATCAGCGGCAAGATGCTTGCGGACGTGGTCCCGGACATACACGAAATGCTCGATGCTGGAGTGGCGAAAAAGGAAATGACCTTTCCGGGTGCCTTCGGTGACCGGATCGTCGATATACACATCACGAATATAGTGAATCACGGGGAGGAACGATCGGGTACCCTCATCCTGTTAAAGGACGTGACCGAGGAAAGGAAGAACCAGAGGGAGCTCAAGACCGCCAATTCCAAACTCCATCTGATGTCCAGCATCACCCGCCATGACATCATGAACCAATTGCTGGTGATCCATGGGTATGGAGAGCTGATCGCATCCAAACGCCAAGACGATGAAGAGCTGAATCGTATAGTCGATAAGATAATCGCCTCCACCACGACGATCCAACACGGTATCGAGTTCGCTAAGGAATACCAGAATCTGGGTGTGAAGGCACCTGAATGGCAGCGACTGGAGGACGTATTGGAGAATGCCCGGGTGGCCATGGCATCGCAGACCATTTCATATCATTTCCAAACAATGGGGCTCAGGATATACTCCGATCCCATGCTGGAGAGGATGTTCTTCAACCTCATGGAGAACTCCCAGCGGCATGGAGGCAACGTCAACAATATCTGGGTGGATGTGGAGGACCGGGGAAACAACAAGGTAATCGTCTATCGCGACGATGGCATAGGGATCGGCCAAGAGGATAAGGACAAGATATTCAAGATGGGGTTCGGCAGCAATACTGGTCTTGGACTTTACGCTGCACGTGAGATACTTGGGATAACCGGTCTGACCATCACGGAGAACGGGGCGGAGGGGAAGGGTGTCAGATTCGAGATAGAGGTCCCTAAAGGCGGCTGGAAGGTCGAAGGGTAA